A single Sciurus carolinensis chromosome 15, mSciCar1.2, whole genome shotgun sequence DNA region contains:
- the Ror2 gene encoding tyrosine-protein kinase transmembrane receptor ROR2 → MARGLALPRRATLCAPAVWAAAALLLSVPGTSGEVEVPDPNDPLGQLDGQDSPIPTLKGYFLNFLEPVNNITIVQGQTAILHCKVAGNPPPNVRWLKNDAPVVQEPKRIIIRKTEYGSRLRIQDLDTTDTGYYQCVATNGVKTITATGVLYVRLGPTHSPNHNFQDDYQEDGFCQPYRGIACARFIGNRTIYVDSLQMQGEIENRITAAFTMIGTSTHLSDQCSQFAIPSFCHFVFPLCDARSRAPKPRELCRDECEVLESDLCRQEYTIARSNPLILMRLQLPKCEALPMPESPDAANCMRIGIPAERLGRYHQCYNGSGSDYRGTASTTKSGHQCQPWALQHPHSHHLSSVDFPELGGGHAYCRNPGGQMEGPWCFTQNKNVRMELCDVPSCSPRHSSKMGILYILVPSIAIPLVIACLFFLVCMCRNRQKASASTPQRRQLMASPSQDVEMPLINQHKQAKLKEISLSSVRFMEELGEDRFGKVYKGHLFGPTQGEQTQVVAIKTLKDKAEGPLREEFRHEAMLRARLQHPNIVCLLGMVTKDQPLSMIFSYCSHGDLHEFLVMRSPHSDVGSTDDDRTVKSALEPPDFVHVVAQIAAGMEYLSGHHVVHKDLATRNVLVYDKLNVKISDLGLFREVYSADYYKLMGTSLLPIRWMSPEAIMYGKFSIDSDIWSYGVVLWEVFSYGLQPYCGYSNQDVVEMIRSRQVLPCPDDCPAWVYALMVECWNEFPSRRPRFKDIHSRLRAWGNLSNYNSSAQTSGASNTTQTSSLSTSPVSNVSNARYMGPKQKAQPFPQPQFIPMKGQIRPMVPPPQLYIPVNGYQPVPAYGAYLPNFYPVQIPMQMAPQQVPPQMVPKPSSHHSGSGSTSTGYVTTAPSNTSVADRAALLSEGTEDAQNIPEDVVQSPVQEAEEEEDGSVPETELLGDNDTLQMDEAQVQLEA, encoded by the exons GttactttctgaattttctagAGCCAGTCAACAATATCACCATTGTCCAGGGCCAGACAGCAATCCTGCACTGCAAGGTGGCAGGAAACCCACCTCCCAATGTGAGGTGGCTGAAGAACGATGCTCCCGTCGTGCAAGAGCCGAAGCGAATCATCATCCGGAAGACAGAATATGGCTCTCGACTGCGAATCCAAGACCTGGACACAACAGACACTGGCTACTATCAGTGCGTGGCCACCAATGGGGTGAAGACCATTACTGCCACTGGAGTCCTCTATGTTCGGCTTG GTCCAACACACAGCCCAAATCATAACTTTCA GGATGACTACCAAGAGGATGGATTCTGTCAACCCTACCGGGGAATCGCCTGTGCACGCTTTATTGGGAACCGGACCATTTATGTAGATTCTCTCCAGATGCAGGGGGAGATTGAAAACCGAATCACAG CGGCCTTCACCATGATTGGCACCTCCACGCACCTGTCGGACCAGTGCTCGCAGTTCGCCATTCCGTCCTTCTGCCACTTCGTGTTCCCACTGTGCGATGCCCGCTCCCGGGCGCCCAAGCCCCGTGAGCTGTGCCGCGACGAGTGCGAGGTGCTGGAGAGCGACCTGTGCCGCCAGGAGTACACGATCGCGCGCTCCAACCCGCTCATCCTCATGCGTCTGCAGCTGCCCAAGTGCGAGGCACTGCCCATGCCCGAGAGCCCGGATGCGGCCAACTGCATGCGCATCGGCATCCCCGCAGAGAGGCTGGGCCGCT ATCATCAGTGCTACAACGGCTCGGGCTCAGATTACAGAGGGACCGCCAGCACCACCAAGTCGGGGCACCAGTGCCAGCCGTGGGCCCTGCAGCACCCCCACAGCCACCACCTGTCCAGCGTGGACTTTCCCGAGCTCGGAGGGGGGCATGCCTACTGCCGGAACCCCGGAGGCCAGATGGAAGGCCCCTGGTGCTTTACGCAGAATAAAAACGTACGCATGGAACTGTGTGACGTACCCTCGTGTA GTCCCCGACACAGCAGCAAGATGGGCATTCTGTACATCTTGGTTCCGAGCATCGCCATTCCCTTGGTCATCGCCTGCCTTTTCTTCCTGGTCTGCATGTGCCGCAATAGGCAGAAGGCTTCGGCGTCCACGCCTCAGCGCCGGCAGCTGATGGCCTCGCCCAGCCAGGATGTGGAGATGCCGCTCATCAACCAGCACAAGCAG GCCAAACTCAAGGAGATCAGCTTGTCCTCGGTGAGGTTCatggaggagctgggggaggaccGGTTTGGCAAGGTCTACAAAGGCCATCTGTTCGGGCCTACCCAGGGGGAGCAGACCCAGGTGGTGGCCATCAAGACGCTGAAGGACAAAGCAGAGGGCCCGCTCCGGGAGGAGTTCAGGCACGAGGCCATGCTGCGGGCACGGCTGCAGCATCCCAACATCGTctgcctgctgggcatggtgaccaAGGACCAGCCCCTCAGCATGATCTTCAGCTACTGCTCGCACGGCGACCTCCACGAGTTCCTGGTCATGCGCTCGCCGCACTCAGACGTGGGCAGCACCGATGACGACCGCACGGTGAAGTCCGCCCTGGAGCCCCCCGACTTCGTTCACGTGGTGGCGCAGATTGCAGCAGGGATGGAGTATCTGTCCGGCCACCACGTGGTCCACAAGGACCTGGCCACCCGCAACGTGCTGGTGTACGACAAGCTGAACGTGAAGATCTCAGACTTGGGCCTCTTCCGCGAGGTGTACTCTGCTGATTACTACAAGCTGATGGGGACCTCGCTGCTGCCCATCCGGTGGATGTCCCCCGAGGCCATCATGTACGGCAAGTTTTCCATCGACTCGGACATCTGGTCCTACGGCGTGGTCCTGTGGGAGGTCTTCAGCTATGGCCTGCAGCCCTACTGCGGATACTCCAACCAGGACGTGGTGGAGATGATCCGCAGCCGGCAGGTGCTGCCCTGCCCGGATGACTGTCCTGCCTGGGTCTACGCCCTCATGGTCGAGTGCTGGAACGAGTTCCCCAGCAGGCGACCGCGCTTCAAGGACATCCACAGCCGGCTGCGGGCCTGGGGCAACCTGTCCAACTACAACAGCTCTGCCCAGACCTCGGGGGCCAGCAACACCACCCAGACCAGCTCCCTGAGCACCAGCCCCGTGAGCAACGTGAGCAACGCCCGCTACATGGGGCCCAAGCAGAAAGCCCAGCCCTTCCCGCAGCCCCAGTTCATCCCCATGAAGGGCCAGATCAGACCCATGGTGCCCCCACCCCAGCTCTACATCCCCGTCAACGGCTACCAGCCCGTGCCTGCCTATGGGGCATACCTGCCCAACTTCTACCCAGTCCAGATCCCTATGCAGATGGCTCCACAGCAGGTGCCCCCTCAGATGGTCCCCAAACCCAGCTCGCACCACAGCGGCAGCGGTTCCACCAGCACGGGCTACGTCACCACAGCGCCTTCCAACACGTCTGTGGCAGACAGGGCAGCTCTGCTCTCAGAGGGCACCGAGGATGCTCAAAACATCCCAGAAGATGTGGTCCAGAGCCCAgtgcaggaagcagaggaggaagaagatggcTCTGTCCCAGAGACGGAGCTGCTGGGGGACAATGACACTCTGCAGATGGATGAAGCACAAGTTCAGCTGGAAGCCTGA